The following proteins are co-located in the Urocitellus parryii isolate mUroPar1 chromosome 15, mUroPar1.hap1, whole genome shotgun sequence genome:
- the Dmpk gene encoding myotonin-protein kinase isoform X2 gives MSAEVRLRRLQQLALDPGFLGLEPLLDLLLGVHQELGASDLAQDKYVADFLQWAEPIAARLKEVRLQRDDFEILKVIGRGAFSEVAVVKMKQTGQVYAMKIMNKWDMLKRGEVSCFREERDVLANGDRRWITQLHFAFQDENYLYLVMEYYVGGDLLTLLSKFGERIPAEMARFYLAEIVMAIDSVHQLGYVHRDIKPDNILLDRCGHIRLADFGSCLKLRADGTVRSLVAVGTPDYLSPEILQAVGGGPGTGSYGPECDWWALGVFAYEMFYGQTPFYADSTAETYGKIVHYKEHLSLPLADTGVPEEARDLIQGLLCPAEIRLGRGGADDFRKHPFFFGLDWEGLRDSLPPFIPDFEGATDTCNFDVVEDGLTAMVSGGGETLSDIPEGMPLGVHLPFVGYSYSCMALRDSEVPDPTPMELEAQQLPEPRVQEPSVEPRVSPPEDMAEVADPTAAPAAETEPEVTLRELQEALEEEVLSQQNLRLELEAIRTANQNFASQLQEAEARNRDLEVHIQQLQERLELLQTEGAAAVTGVPSPRATDPPSHLDGPPAVALGQSPLVGPGPMHRRHLLLPARVPRPGLSEACSLLVFAAALARAASLGCIGLVASAGHLVPICHRPGATFVP, from the exons ATGTCAGCCGAGGTGCGGCTGAGGCGGCTCCAGCAGCTGGCGCTGGACCCCGGCTTCCTGGGGCTGGAGCCCCTGCTCGACCTTCTCCTGGGCGTCCACCAGGAGCTGGGTGCCTCCGATTTGGCCCAGGACAAGTATGTGGCCGACTTCTTGCAGTGGG CGGAGCCCATTGCAGCGAGGCTTAAGGAGGTTCGACTGCAGAGGGATGACTTTGAGATTCTGAAGGTGATTGGACGCGGGGCATTCAGCGAG GTAGCAGTGGTGAAGATGAAGCAGACGGGCCAGGTGTATGCCATGAAGATTATGAATAAGTGGGACATGCTGAAGAGAGGAGAG GTGTCGTGCTTCCGAGAAGAGAGGGATGTGTTGGCAAATGGGGACCGGCGCTGGATCACGCAGCTGCACTTCGCCTTCCAGGATGAGAACTACCTG TACCTGGTCATGGAGTACTACGTGGGCGGGGACCTGCTAACGCTGCTGAGCAAGTTTGGGGAGCGGATCCCGGCCGAGATGGCGCGCTTCTACCTGGCCGAGATTGTCATGGCCATAGACTCAGTGCACCAACTGGGCTATGTGCACAG GGACATCAAACCGGACAACATCTTGCTGGACCGCTGCGGCCACATTCGCCTGGCAGACTTTGGCTCCTGCCTCAAACTGCGGGCTGATGGAACG GTGCGGTCCCTTGTGGCTGTGGGTACCCCGGACTACTTGTCTCCAGAGATCCTGCAGGCTGTGGGCGGCGGCCCTGGGACCGGCAGCTATGGGCCTGAGTGTGACTGGTGGGCGCTGGGTGTGTTCGCCTATGAAATGTTTTACGGGCAGACGCCCTTCTACGCCGACTCCACGGCTGAGACTTACGGCAAGATTGTCCACTACAAG GAGCACTTGTCTCTGCCACTGGCAGACACTGGGGTCCCAGAAGAGGCTCGAGACCTCATCCAAGGTCTGCTGTGTCCCGCGGAGATAAGGCTAGGACGTGGTGGAGCAGACGATTTCCGGAAGCATCCTTTCTTCTTTGGCCTTGACTGGGAGGGACTTCGAGATAGCCTGCCCCCCTTTATTCCGGACTTCGAGGGTGCCACCGATACTTGCAACTTTGACGTGGTGGAGGATGGGCTCACTGCCATGGTGAGCGGGGGCGGG GAAACACTGTCGGACATTCCGGAAGGTATGCCTCTGGGGGTCCACCTGCCTTTTGTGGGCTACTCCTACTCCTGTATGGCCCTCAG GGACAGTGAGGTCCCAGACCCCACACCAATGGAACTGGAGGCCCAGCAATTACCTGAGCCACGTGTGCAAGAGCCCAGCGTGGAGCCCAGGGTGTCCCCCCCAGAGGACATG GCTGAAGTGGCAGATCCAACTGCTGCCCCCGCGGCAGAGACAGAGCCGGAGGTGACCCTGCGGGAGCTCCAGGaagccctggaggaggaggtgctCAGCCAGCAGAACCTGCGCCTGGAGCTGGAGGCCATCCGCACGGCCAACCAGAACTTCGCCAG TCAGCTACAGGAGGCCGAAGCCCGGAACCGAGACCTGGAGGTGCACATCCAGCAGCTGCAGGAGCGGCTGGAGTTGCTGCAGACAGAGGGAGCCGCAG cTGTCACGGGGGTCCCCAGTCCCCGGGCCACGGATCCACCTTCCCAT CTAGATGGCCCCCCGGCCGTGGCTCTGGGCCAGTCCCCGCTGGTGGGGCCAGGCCCCATGCACCGCCGCCACCTGCTGCTCCCTGCCAGG GTCCCTAGGCCTGGCCTATCGGAGGCGTGTTCCTTGCTCGTGTTCGCCGCTGCTCTGGCTCGTGCCGCCTCCTTGGGCTGCATTGGGTTGGTGGCCAGCGCAGGCCATCTCGTCCCAATCTGTCATCGCCCGGGAGCCACCTTCGTCCCCTGA